The Cellulomonas wangleii genome includes a region encoding these proteins:
- a CDS encoding metal-sensitive transcriptional regulator, with translation MELDKDEMTKVGNRLRRAQGQLAAVVRMLDEGRSCEDVVTQLSAVSRALDRAGFAMIASGMKQCLVQGDGPTADGEAPTLDVQKLEKLFLSLA, from the coding sequence ATGGAGCTGGACAAGGACGAGATGACCAAGGTCGGCAACCGGCTCCGGCGTGCGCAGGGCCAGCTCGCCGCGGTCGTGCGGATGCTCGACGAGGGTCGCAGCTGCGAGGACGTCGTCACGCAGCTGTCGGCCGTCTCGCGGGCGCTGGACCGCGCCGGGTTCGCGATGATCGCGTCCGGCATGAAGCAGTGCCTGGTGCAGGGCGACGGCCCCACCGCCGACGGCGAGGCCCCGACCCTGGACGTCCAGAAGCTGGAGAAGCTCTTCCTGTCGCTGGCCTGA
- a CDS encoding response regulator: protein MTTVLLVDDQSLLRVGFRMVVESEPDLEVVGEAADGRVALEQVAALAPDVVLMDIRMPGMDGIEATRRIVEEHPASRVLVLTTFDVDDLAFAALRAGASGFLLKSARPDELLDAIRTVDAGTSVVAPRVLRRMLDLFAPHLPGDGERVDPDRGPDPRLRCLTPRELDVLRLIAEGASNSEIARELVVSETTVKTHVGNVFAKLAARDRVQAVIIAYECGLVSAGARRA, encoded by the coding sequence GTGACGACCGTGCTGCTGGTGGACGACCAGTCGCTGCTGCGCGTGGGCTTCCGGATGGTCGTCGAGAGCGAGCCGGACCTCGAGGTCGTCGGCGAGGCGGCCGACGGTCGGGTCGCGCTCGAGCAGGTCGCCGCCCTCGCCCCGGACGTGGTGCTCATGGACATCCGGATGCCCGGCATGGACGGCATCGAGGCGACCCGGCGGATCGTCGAGGAGCACCCGGCCTCCCGGGTGCTGGTGCTCACCACGTTCGACGTGGACGACCTGGCGTTCGCGGCGCTGCGCGCCGGCGCCAGCGGGTTCCTGCTGAAGTCCGCCCGCCCCGACGAGCTGCTCGACGCGATCCGCACCGTCGACGCGGGCACCTCCGTCGTGGCGCCGAGGGTGCTGCGCCGCATGCTCGACCTGTTCGCCCCGCACCTGCCGGGGGACGGCGAGCGCGTCGACCCCGACCGTGGGCCCGACCCGCGGCTGCGCTGCCTCACCCCGCGCGAGCTCGACGTGCTGCGGCTCATCGCGGAGGGCGCGTCGAACTCCGAGATCGCGCGCGAGCTGGTCGTCTCGGAGACGACGGTGAAGACGCACGTCGGCAACGTCTTCGCGAAGCTCGCTGCCCGCGACCGCGTGCAGGCGGTGATCATCGCCTACGAGTGCGGCCTGGTGTCGGCCGGTGCCCGTCGCGCCTGA
- a CDS encoding sensor histidine kinase — MIRRAAVVQVPSTRDEPPLTEAQVAGGSPVARLVAARPWVMDATVAVVVVLVGLVGSMFIWETANGAVGLGLYQPDSGVAQRVTVTWLVGTAAGAGLLLLRRVRPITVTVLLVVAALASLQVAGVLGVLGACLACALYSVAASRGTTTTWLVFGAVLTVVTVALWSWQDLGLLEMVLWSNAVVSQSDPSEWRTVLDAPLFSAGRRTGSVLLLLALLLLGVAVGSAARARRQHAADLVERYRALARQRDDGIALARAAERAHIAREMHDVVAHSLTVMVALADGADAAFERAPDRSRDALRQVARTGRSALVDMQRVLGALGPSVVDGTDRRVEPTELDLPTVVERFAAAGLPVTADGLDTALPADTSVRLAVLRILGEALTNVLRHAPGAGSVDVAVRRTPTTVEVDVADSGGTRPGSGGGTGRGIVGMRERAALLGGHVEAGPRPEGGWRVRAVLPWTGEGGADGEQVHREQLDGEPGRDRTDDGGRP, encoded by the coding sequence GTGATCCGACGCGCGGCGGTGGTGCAGGTGCCGAGCACGCGCGACGAGCCACCGCTCACCGAGGCGCAGGTGGCCGGTGGCAGCCCGGTCGCGCGGCTGGTCGCGGCGCGCCCGTGGGTCATGGACGCCACGGTCGCGGTCGTCGTCGTCCTCGTCGGGCTGGTCGGCTCGATGTTCATCTGGGAGACCGCGAACGGTGCGGTCGGCCTCGGTCTGTACCAGCCCGACTCCGGGGTCGCGCAGCGCGTGACCGTGACCTGGCTGGTCGGTACCGCCGCCGGTGCCGGCCTGCTGCTGCTGCGGCGGGTGCGCCCGATCACCGTGACGGTGCTGCTCGTGGTGGCCGCGCTGGCGTCCTTGCAGGTGGCGGGGGTGCTGGGGGTGCTCGGCGCGTGCCTCGCGTGCGCGCTGTACAGCGTCGCGGCGTCACGCGGGACGACGACGACGTGGCTGGTCTTCGGGGCCGTCCTCACGGTCGTCACGGTCGCGCTGTGGTCGTGGCAGGACCTCGGCCTGCTCGAGATGGTCCTGTGGAGCAACGCCGTGGTCTCCCAGTCGGACCCGTCGGAGTGGAGGACGGTCCTGGACGCACCGCTGTTCTCGGCCGGCCGTCGCACGGGGTCGGTGCTGCTGCTGCTCGCGCTGCTGCTGCTGGGGGTCGCCGTCGGGTCCGCGGCGCGGGCCCGACGCCAGCACGCCGCCGACCTCGTCGAGCGGTACCGGGCGCTGGCCCGGCAGCGGGACGACGGCATCGCCCTGGCCCGCGCCGCCGAGCGCGCGCACATCGCACGGGAGATGCACGACGTCGTGGCGCACAGCCTGACCGTCATGGTCGCCCTGGCCGACGGCGCCGACGCCGCGTTCGAGCGGGCGCCGGACCGGTCGCGCGACGCGCTGCGGCAGGTCGCGCGCACCGGCCGGTCGGCGCTGGTCGACATGCAGCGCGTCCTGGGGGCGCTCGGCCCGTCCGTGGTCGACGGGACGGACCGGCGCGTCGAGCCGACCGAGCTGGACCTGCCGACGGTCGTCGAGCGCTTCGCCGCCGCCGGCCTGCCCGTGACGGCGGACGGCCTGGACACCGCGCTGCCGGCGGACACGTCCGTGCGCCTCGCGGTGCTGCGGATCCTGGGCGAGGCGCTGACGAACGTGCTGCGGCACGCCCCGGGTGCCGGGTCGGTCGACGTCGCGGTGCGGCGCACCCCGACGACCGTCGAGGTCGACGTGGCCGACTCCGGCGGCACACGACCGGGGTCCGGCGGTGGCACGGGACGTGGCATCGTCGGCATGCGCGAACGCGCGGCGCTGCTCGGTGGGCACGTCGAGGCCGGCCCGCGGCCGGAGGGCGGCTGGCGCGTGCGTGCCGTGCTGCCGTGGACGGGCGAGGGCGGGGCGGACGGGGAGCAGGTGCACCGGGAGCAGCTGGACGGGGAGCCGGGCCGGGACCGGACCGACGACGGGGGACGACCGTGA